One genomic window of Solanum stenotomum isolate F172 chromosome 9, ASM1918654v1, whole genome shotgun sequence includes the following:
- the LOC125875580 gene encoding tetraspanin-8-like: MVRVSNFVISLVNVLTFMVAIMALGFGLWFKADEAKSLCQKSLYMPLLIFGGSLLVLSLLGLIGSCCRASFFLWVYLFFLFMFIVGMICLSIFTILVTNKSVAKALSGKGGNDAKFGDWGNWLEKHVVNDENWDEIKSCMATFKYCQMMPRGKPADFYKYSLPAAQSSCCKPPTYCGFEFTNATFWTMPKTGPAVPDSDCKTWNNAQNELCFDCHSCKASFLETIQKNWNKMAILNFCVFVFIIIIYSIGCCALRNNRSKGYRPYA, translated from the exons atggttCGTGTAAGCAATTTCGTTATTTCACTTGTTAACGTCTTAACCTTTATGGTTGCAATTATGGCCTTAGGATTTGGACTTTGGTTTAAAGCTGATGAAGCTAAAAGCCTTTGccaaaaatcattatatatgcCTTTGTTAATATTTGGGGGTTCACTTCTTGTGCTTTCATTATTGGGATTAATTGGATCTTGTTGCAGAGCTTCGTTTTTCTTGTGGGTTTATTTGTTTTTCCTGTTTATGTTCATCGTTGGGATGATTTGTTTATCGATTTTCACTATTTTGGTGACGAATAAAAGTGTGGCTAAAGCATTGTCTGGGAAAGGTGGAAATGATGCTAAATTTGGAGATTGGGGAAATTGGTTGGAGAAACATGTTGTGAATGATGAAAATTGGGATGAAATTAAGAGTTGTATGGCAACTTTCAAGTATTGTCAAATGATGCCTCGAGGAAAACCTGCTGATTTTTACAAATATAGCCTCCCAGCTGCTCAG TCGAGTTGTTGCAAACCACCTACTTACTGCGGCTTTGAGTTCACAAACGCAACATTCTGGACGATGCCAAAAACAGGGCCAGCAGTGCCAGACAGTGACTGCAAAACTTGGAACAATGCACAAAATGAGCTCTGTTTCGACTGTCATTCATGCAAAGCATCATTCCTCGAAACCATTCAGAAAAATTGGAACAAAATGGCAATATTAAACTTTTgtgtatttgtttttattatcattatttacTCTATTGGTTGCTGTGCTTTGAGGAATAACAGATCAAAGGGATACAGACCATAcgcataa